A single region of the Nicotiana sylvestris chromosome 6, ASM39365v2, whole genome shotgun sequence genome encodes:
- the LOC104219214 gene encoding uncharacterized protein — protein sequence MATPTGPPFTTRSLEVRNASAHTGPIEINQIRIEPIAEEKVSLTGTPWVKLFAGNRSAENGMALSYIAPEVVDGQYVVNLDKLEVENEIGKWKKALIVYVIGETPGYNQMHRYISQHWNNVAEPDLFLHEDGYYIVKFLSLSDLREILYGGSYTINSKLVILKQWSLEFDFNTEFLIEIPLWVKFPKLPMNCWGINSLSRIASTLGNPLFADQCITKQTRVSYTRILIEVNVTKKLPTEITVNYLLGRQFQQPIEFEWKPEFFSEYLKIGHDCMKQK from the exons ATGGCAACCCCAACTGGGCCACCATTCACCACTAGATCTCTAGAAGTGAGGAATGCTAGTGCTCACACAG GCCCAATTGAGATTAATCAGATTCGAATTGAGCCAATTGCAGAGGAGAAAGTAAGTTTGACTGGAACGCCTTGGGTGAAACTCTTTGCTGGAAATAGATCTGCAGAAAATGGTATGGCCTTATCCTATATTGCTCCAGAAGTAGTAGATGGTCAATATGTGGTGAATTTAGACAAATTGGAGGTAGAAAATGAGATAGGAAAATGGAAGAAAGCTCTGATTGTTTATGTAATTGGGGAAACGCCAGGCTACAACCAGATGCATCGCTATATTTCCCAACACTGGAATAATGTAGCTGAACCAGATCTATTTTTGCATGAAGATGGTTATTACATAGTCAAATTCCTCAGTCTAAGTGATTTACGAGAAATCCTGTATGGGGGGTCTTATACCATTAATAGCAAGCTTGTTATTCTTAAGCAATGGTCGCTGGAATTTGATTTCAATACAGAATTCTTAATAGAGATTCCACTATGGGTAAAATTCCCTAAACTTCCGATGAATTGTTGGGGAATAAATTCTTTGAGCAGGATAGCTAGTACTCTAGGTAATCCTCTGTTTGCTGATCAATGCATCACCAAGCAAACTAGAGTGTCTTATACTAGAATACTGATAGAGGTAAATGTAACAAAGAAGCTTCCTACTGAAATAACTGTTAATTATCTGCTTGGTAGACAGTTTCAACAGCCCATTGAGTTTGAATGGAAACCAGAATTTTTCTCAGAATATTTGAAGATTGGACATGACTGTATGAAGCAAAAATAA
- the LOC138870330 gene encoding agamous-like MADS-box protein AGL29 — translation MTVALTELPTLTSGGFLNGRPLFLAMATKVGAVMVSKKTKGRQKIQMKKIVKRDDLFATFSKRRAGLYKKSSELIAECGVDVGIVASSPTGKPFSFFHPTDDAVIARFQNPDMQLSQTTGLVAAHARNKVNSLNSRLEELDTREDAAIAQARFYDKMIKTRQSGWWESIEQLNADEVTKFEAWLKSVIFNMNNRLNQLEIGASSSTPNYF, via the exons ATGACAGTTGCACTGACGGAACTTCCAACCTTAACGAGCGGTGGATTTTTGAACGGTCGACCTCTCTTCTTAGCCATGGCTACCAAGGTCGGTGCAG TCATGGTGAGTAAGAAGACTAAAGGGCGTCAAAAGATTCAAatgaaaaaaatagtaaaaagagATGACCTCTTTGCCACATTCTCAAAGCGTCGTGCAGGCTTATACAAAAAGTCCAGCGAGCTTATTGCAGAATGCGGTGTTGACGTTGGAATAGTGGCGTCTTCTCCTACCGGTaagcctttctcattttttcACCCTACAGATGATGCCGTTATTGCTCGTTTTCAGAATCCTGATATGCAGTTAAGTCAAACTACTGGCCTAGTTGCGGCTCATGCTCGAAACAAAGTGAACTCTCTCAATAGTAGGCTTGAAGAATTGGATACCAGAGAAGACGCTGCAATTGCTCAAGCACGTTTCTATGACAAAATGATAAAAACTAGACAGAGTGGTTGGTGGGAGTCAATTGAGCAACTCAATGCAGATGAAGTGACAAAATTTGAAGCATGGTTAAAGTCTGTTATTTTTAATATGAACAATCGTTTGAATCAATTGGAAATTGGAGCTTCATCCTCAACACCAAATTACTTCTAA